The DNA region TTCGACCGTCGGGGGTCACCGCTTCCAACCCAATCATCTGATGCTCAAAGAACACCCCCTCCGCAAGGGGTTTCAGATCTGCTTCGGCGATCACCAGCCGGCCTCCCGCAAGATTCTGGGCGGCGGTCATGGAGTCGCAGCCCTCAAACTTCAAGATGACGCGCTCTTTGTGAAACCAGCATTCTTCAACCCTCAGTCTTAACCGGGTTCCGCCGGGCATCCAAACAGTCACCTGTTCCAGCGACGAAAATCTCTCTGGAAAGTCAGTCTCAACGGCGCACGCTACCTCTCCTCGGATGCCGCGAGCCTTGACGATTCGCGCTATCACGACGTCTTCTGAAGGCGACCGGTTGTCAGGCGCGCTACTCATCACTACTCGAGAATCTCGAGGACAAACCGCTTCCTCAATTTCATACCCGCCGCTCGCAGCAATGTTCGCATCGCCCGCGCGGTGCGCCCTTGCTTTCCGATAACTTTGCCCAGGTCCTGAGGGGCGACTCGGAGTTCAAGCACCGTAGCCGTCTCTCCGT from Acidobacteriota bacterium includes:
- the rimM gene encoding ribosome maturation factor RimM (Essential for efficient processing of 16S rRNA); translated protein: MSSAPDNRSPSEDVVIARIVKARGIRGEVACAVETDFPERFSSLEQVTVWMPGGTRLRLRVEECWFHKERVILKFEGCDSMTAAQNLAGGRLVIAEADLKPLAEGVFFEHQMIGLEAVTPDGRRLGHVTKLMRTGGTDVLVLESDDGRERLIPFADEICTDVDVEAKRITIDPPDGLLDL
- a CDS encoding KH domain-containing protein, producing MNDSSLKEVVESIAKILVDYPDDVAVREIDGETATVLELRVAPQDLGKVIGKQGRTARAMRTLLRAAGMKLRKRFVLEILE